One Podarcis muralis chromosome 1, rPodMur119.hap1.1, whole genome shotgun sequence genomic window carries:
- the LOC144326897 gene encoding uncharacterized protein LOC144326897: MGLACNALLLAALSWVPSTSSDHCTGLHTDYHFLDYHEVETGRSNPDRMGDFDFCLPESRTLLRHSLVPRLAENEYWELFIRNKDLRRIGSAALTLDHSSYRLTCRNGTYLLYESGEVSRNPNWTEVEIGGATHAYTDSNHPSGNLIFGFQCLRSTLGTRKPQLQGLCLRRFCCLWDLGVTHEWKGAEYLEGWHHPIHPSRSPSWDHVGPLRCGGIARDRRLLNTTDPLHPVGTAPRQFGADSTLPGEDLLSSWEQNSYIKLLSQVAREAPYPDCWICAHAPSHLQQSLPLVPVPVTLEQFRSGNVTSWNLTALNLTHQYLYLTGPTKGPLCRSFSGEGTFIGSSTCTNTLEILPTGLVTVSNTRDSRTFPNLTAAWATAVGHPSDWKPQPTDTMLLQSFASGRMESYLSGLFWVCGHRAYTWVSPHMSGSCFVGYIVPGIRITPHLPPGRQRNKREQKELSDLSDVAANGETVGRALFPAYGAGSNHVDILRLTDILLKFMQEATQITDSLMSELSEVRQLSLQTRIATDFLLSSQGGTCALIGTECCTYVTDQTLNITGHLNNIHELAGRLHDIQHEGLSDVDLWGWLPRLGWLRQLLKVILLLILTAVFCVSILCCTVHCISPCCSLLRQSTSSTSFSLRAYSRSQHTPTFPDYVQMRHLGEGEYEITEI; this comes from the coding sequence ATGGGTCTGGCCTGCAACGCCCTTCTTCTCGCCGCCTTATCCTGGGTCCCGTCCACCTCATCGGACCACTGCACAGGGTTGCACACGGACTATCACTTCTTAGACTATCATGAGGTCGAGACGGGTAGGTCTAACCCTGATCGAATGGGGGACTTTGATTTCTGCCTCCCTGAGTCTCGGACCTTACTGCGCCATTCCCTAGTGCCCCGACTCGCCGAAAACGAATATTGGGAGCTTTTCATCCGAAACAAGGATTTACGCCGTATTGGCTCTGCGGCTCTTACTCTTGACCACTCCTCTTACCGGCTGACCTGCAGAAATGGGACTTATCTTCTTTATGAGAGTGGAGAGGTCTCACGAAACCCTAACTGGACCGAAGTCGAGATAGGAGGGGCCACTCACGCTTACACGGACTCCAACCACCCCTCTGGAAACTTGATTTTCGGATTCCAGTGCCTCCGCTCCACCCTAGGAACCCGGAAGCCCCAACTCCAGGGACTCTGCCTGCGACGGTTCTGCTGCTTATGGGACTTAGGGGTCACTCATGAGTGGAAAGGGGCTGAATATCTTGAAGGGTGGCACCATCCCATACACCCCTCGCGCTCCCCCTCATGGGACCACGTCGGACCCCTGAGATGCGGCGGTATCGCCAGGGATAGGCGACTACTGAACACTACCGACCCCCTCCACCCGGTCGGCACAGCACCCCGACAATTCGGCGCTGACTCTACGCTCCCAGGAGAAGACCTCCTGTCCTCCTGGGAACAAAACTCTTACATTAAACTTCTCAGCCAGGTGGCCAGGGAGGCACCCTACCCGGACTGCTGGATTTGTGCTCACGCGCCCAGCCATCTCCAACAGAGTCTTCCACTGGTTCCAGTGCCGGTGACCCTAGAACAGTTCCGTTCCGGAAACGTAACCTCCTGGAACTTAACCGCTCTTAACTTGACACATCAATACCTCTATCTCACCGGCCCTACAAAGGGACCCCTTTGCCGCAGCTTCTCAGGAGAAGGAACCTTCATCGGATCCAGTACATGCACCAACACCCTTGAAATCCTACCAACTGGACTGGTCACTGTTTCCAACACAAGGGATTCCCGGACTTTTCCTAACCTTACCGCTGCCTGGGCCACTGCCGTCGGACACCCCTCGGACTGGAAGCCACAACCCACAGACACCATGCTGCTAcaatcctttgcttcaggcagaatgGAGTCTTATCTCAGCGGCCTATTCTGGGTGTGCGGGCATCGCGCCTATACATGGGTGAGCCCACACATGTCCGGATCCTGCTTTGTCGGCTATATTGTTCCCGGGATAAGGATAACCCCACATCTACCCCCCGGAAGACAACGGAATAAAAGGGAGCAAAAGGAACTGTCAGACCTGTCAGATGTAGCTGCAAATGGAGAGACCGTGGGCCGGGCACTCTTCCCTGCCTACGGGGCCGGTTCAAACCACGTGGATATCCTTCGACTCACCGACATCCTCCTTAAGTTCATGCAGGAAGCGACCCAGATCACAGACTCTCTCATGTCGGAACTATCCGAGGTAAGGCAGTTGAGCTTACAGACGAGGATTGCAACGGACTTCCTCTTGTCCAGTCAAGGAGGCACCTGTGCCTTAATAGGCACCGAGTGCTGCACATACGTAACTGACCAGACCTTAAATATAACTGGACATTTGAACAATATTCACGAGTTAGCAGGGAGGCTACACGATATCCAGCATGAGGGACTATCCGATGTGGACCTGTGGGGATGGTTACCCAGGCTAGGATGGCTCCGACAGTTATTGAAAGTCATACTGCTCCTCATCTTaaccgctgttttttgtgtctcTATCTTATGTTGTACTGTGCACTGTATTAGCCCCTGCTGCTCCCTCCTCCGCCAGTCTACTTCTTCTACCTCATTCTCTCTTCGAGCCTATTCCCGTTCCCAACACACCCCTACCTTTCCAGACTACGTACAGATGAGGcatctgggggaaggggaataCGAGATCACTGAAATCTAG